The genome window GATGGAATTCCTTCGTATCGGCCACGCGTTCTAAAAGTCGGTCGAGAGACTGGCGATACATCTCGTGAATTCGGTCGACAGAGAGGTTCCGAACATGTTCACGGTGAGTGTGTCCCAGCGGTGTTCGGTCACGCTGTGACTCATAGACGAAGCTACGTGCGCCTTCATTCGCTGCCAGACTTTCTCGAAGACCGAGATAGGTCTGGAGGTCCCAGAACGCGTGCTCGTGAATCTCACAGCCTTCGCCTCGATCCAACGAAAAGCCCGGATAGACGATTTGGCCGATGTGCTCCGTGATCTTCTGAACTTGATCGAAAACTGTGCGTCCATCAAGTGTTGGTTCTTCGTCTGATTCGTGACGTGTCTGGGTGTCCGATGGCTCTCGCGGAATTGTTACGCCCGCTCGATCGGCCTTAATTAGGATCGTCTTCGCGGTTGTCTTGATCATGTCTTTGAGGTCCGTGGTAAATCGATACCTCCAGCATCGCCACAACGTCGATTGGTCGGGTATCGCTTCAATATTGAGACGATGGCACAGCGATGGTCGCTGCTGGAGATACTCGACGAGTGCTGTCTCGTGATTCCAGCCATGGAGTTCTTTGAGGAGAAATAGCCGCATCAGTAAGATCATGTTGTACCGTGTCGATCCAGTATATCGATCATGGGGCTGGAACTCGACGTACGCCAATGGAAGATCAGACACGAAGCGCTCGACTGACGTGTGAGCGTCGTGCTCAAACCAGACCTTCGCGACGGTTCGAACGTCCTCTTCGAGAACACTAAGCGAACTTCGGTCATACAATGGTGTCAAATCGTAGGCTGGCCACTTATGGTACGATGTCATCGCGATTGTTCGGAAAACCTCACGCCGTGACAATCGTGTCGAGACCATTCGCCCGAAATACTTTTTGAGGGTTCCAAAATACACTATCCATCCGGGGTCAGACACCCGATCTAGACGGAATGACTCATTCATCTCCGTCACTCGCCCACCGAGATTCGACGCGCATGAAGGTGCGTACCAAGAAGAGGGTGGCTTACCGAAAAAGCGGTGTACTGAGCTCGTGCTAATCTCTTGAGTACTATTCGAAGAGCGCTATCGCTCAAACAACGGATAGAGTCCGAGGAGGGCAAA of Halomarina pelagica contains these proteins:
- a CDS encoding transposase; this encodes MVSTRLSRREVFRTIAMTSYHKWPAYDLTPLYDRSSLSVLEEDVRTVAKVWFEHDAHTSVERFVSDLPLAYVEFQPHDRYTGSTRYNMILLMRLFLLKELHGWNHETALVEYLQQRPSLCHRLNIEAIPDQSTLWRCWRYRFTTDLKDMIKTTAKTILIKADRAGVTIPREPSDTQTRHESDEEPTLDGRTVFDQVQKITEHIGQIVYPGFSLDRGEGCEIHEHAFWDLQTYLGLRESLAANEGARSFVYESQRDRTPLGHTHREHVRNLSVDRIHEMYRQSLDRLLERVADTKEFHRGGIVVIDITEANPFTGDRSGYENEIIGTKEASDEYAYQWATAQLVGNAVPLVLDARPVRKGESRLEIVEDLLDSAEELVFVDNVLMDRDFDSQHVLDAISQRGLTYVVPKRMQTSEKAQAKRLCQQDQNRYLTDRNLHLGSNEWHNTTLIYRRKEDAKYTDHRQYSVFMSNGGERYLSEYAYRWEIESGYRSIKRFMAATTSKNFVLRFFYFAFACLLYSIWRAVDLLVQVELTGEYERSPVVTANTVLTLLKQIGIG